ATCACCTCGTCACCCTTGTGGTCGACGCGGTCGAGGCGCTTCGAGTTGCGTTGGCCGGACCGGGTTTTCCTGGCTCCGACGCCGAACGTGGTGTGCCCGAGCGTGTTCTGGCTCCACTGCTCGAAGCTGCGCTGGACAATGCACTGCGCAACGGGCAATCGGCGCTCACCGGCCCGGTGGCCCGAGGCGATACCGCCGCCGTCGGTAAGCACCTCGACGTGCTGGGGACCGTCGATCCTCGAATCGCTGCCGGGTATCGGGCGCTGTCTCTTCGCTCTGCGCAGCGCATCGGTGCCAGGGCAGACCTGATCGAACTTCTGGAAGGGAAGCAATGACCCTCGCGGGTAGCTACGCCAAGGGGCAGTTGACAGTTCACCACGATCCCGCGGTGATCACGTCGGTGTCCAAGGCCCTACGGGGTGTCGGGAAGCAGGTCGCGCTGGTGCCGACCATGGGTGCGCTGCACGCCGGTCACCTGCAATTGGTGCGCCAGGCCAAGCTCACCGGCGCGGTGGTCATCGTGTCGATCTTCGTCAACCCCCTTCAGTTCGGGGTCGGCGAGGATCTCGATGCCTACCCACGAACCCTCGACGCCGATGTCGCTCTGCTCCGCGAGGAGGGCGTCGAGCTGGTCTTCGCGCCGTCGGTATCGGACATGTATCCGTCGGGACCGCGCACCACCGTCAATCCCGGACCGCTCGGCGCAGAACTCGAAGGCGGCAGCAGGCCAACGCATTTCGCGGGTATGCTCACCGTCGTCGCCAAGCTGCTGCAGATCGCGGCTCCCCATCGCGCGTACTTCGGGGAAAAGGACTACCAGCAGCTGACGCTGATCCGGCAGATGGTGCGAGATTTGAACTTCGACGTCGCCGTCATCGGGGTACCGACGGTCCGCGAGCAGGACGGTCTCGCACTGTCCTCGCGTAACCGGTATCTGGACCCCGAGCAGCGAGATGCGGCGATGGCCCTGTCGGCCGCGCTGGTGGCCGGGGCACACGCTGCGGCGGGCGGCACGGAGGCCATCATCGCCACTGCGCGTGCCGTTCTGGACGAGGCACCGCTGGTGCAGGTCGATTACCTCGAGGTACGAGACCCGCATCTCGGCCCGGCTCCCGAGCGCGGAGACGGCAGACTGCTCGTGGCAGCCAAGGTGGGCACCACGAGATTGATCGACAACGTCGGTGTCGCCGTCGGCACCGGCTTTCTTGAATACCCCGACGATCCCAAAAGTGGAGAGTGACACGATGTTTCGTACCATGATGAAGTCCAAGATCCATCGCGCCACCGTCACGCATGCAGACCTGCACTACGTGGGCTCGGTGACTGTCGATCAGGATCTGATGGAGGCCGCCGATCTGCTCGAAGGCGAGCAGGTCACCATCGTCGATATCGACAACGGGGCTCGGCTGGAAACCTATGTGATCACCGGTGAGCGCGGCAGCGGGGTCATCGGAATCAACGGAGCTGCAGCGCATTTGGTGAACCCAGGTGACCTGGTCATTCTGATCGCCTACGGGGTGATGAACGAGCAGGAAGTAGCCGACTACGCGCCTCGGGTCGTGTTCGTCGACGAGAAGAACCGGCCGGTCGAACTCGGCAGCGACCCGGCTCATGCGCCTGCGGGCTCGGGTCTGATCACGCCGCGCGATCTGCGGGCCGATTCCGTGCTGGTCTGATTTCGATGCTCCTCGCGATCGATGTGCGCAACACCAGCACCGTGGTCGGGCTGTTCACCGGCACCGGTGATCACTCGAAGCTGCTGCGGGACTGGCGCATTCGAACTGACCCTCATGTGACGGCCGACGAGCTGGCGTTGATGTTGCGTGGGTTGCTCGGAGCCGATTCGGAACAGATCACCGGTATCACCGCGCTGTCGACGGTGCCGTCGGTGCTGCGAGAGATGCGCACCATGCTCACGCGCTACTGGGATCATGTGGTACACGTGGTCGTCGAACCCGGCGTCCGGACCGGTGTTCCGCTGCTGGTGGACAATCCCAAAGAAGTCGGAGCCGATCGGATCGTCAATACCCTTGCCGCGCATGATCTGTACGACTCGGCGTGCATCGTGGTGGATTTCGGCACCACCACCTGCGTCGACGTCGTATCGGCCAAAGGGGAATTCCTCGGCGGTGCCATTGCACCCGGCCTCGAAATGTCGGCGTGGGCGATGTCGACCCGCACCGCCACGCTGCGCGAGGTGGAGATGGTCCGACCGCGGTCGGTACTGGGCAAGAACACCGTCGAATGCATCCAGTCGGGCACCATCTTCGGGTTCGCGGGCCTGGTGGACGGTCTCGTCGGACGGATCAGGCGCGAGGTGCCGGAGGTTACCGGTAAGGACGTCGCGGTCATCGGCACCGGAGACATCGCGGCGCTGATCCTGCCCGAGTCGACCACCATCGAGCACCACGAACCGGACCTGACGCTCGAGGGGCTCCGCTTGGTCTACGAACGCAACATGGCAAAGCGGCGGCCACGCTAGATGTTTCAGTGGCGTCCGCGCTGAATGCTTCGGTGAGCGGGTAGCGCATCGGGCGTTCGTGTGTCAGAATCGTCGGCGTGATGACGTGCATGGCCACCCAGGAGTGTTGTCGAGGCTGACCGTTGCCTCGTTCGTCACACACCCCTGGAGTAGAGCTTCATGCTTTCCACACCTGTATTTTCTGCACCCTCCCGACCCACATTGTCCTCGCGGTCGGTCTCGACGTTTCCGACGCGGCTGCGTCCTCCCGACCTGCTGCGGATCACCGACCAAGGCGCATCGGACGTCCTAGAAGGTCGCTTCGACCACCTGCTACCCGGCGGTGGGCTGTGGCCTACCGACGAGCGCTGGGCCACTCGACTGCATTCCGACGACGATCTGGACGTTTGGTTGATCAGCTGGGTTCCCGAGCGATCCACCGAACTGCACGATCACGCCGGATCGCTCGGTGCACTGACCGTCCTGAGTGGGTCCCTGCTCGAATATCGTTGGGCAGGAACCGAACTGAAGGAGCGTCATCTCGACGCTGGAGATCAGGCGGCCTTCCCGCTGGGATGGGTGCACGACGTGATGCACGATCCGGCGTCGACCACGACCGGGCCCACTCTCAGCGTGCACGCATACTCACCGCCACTGACGGCGATGTCCTACTACGAGGTCACAGAGCGCGCGACTCTGCGCCGCACCCGCAGCGAGCTCACCGACGAACCCGAGAAGGCCACACGATGACCATTCACACCATGACCATCGTCGACATGCTCGAATCCGCTCGCGAGACCATCGACCGCATCACCGTCTTCGAGCTGCGCGACGCAGTCGACCGCGGTGCCGTCGTGATCGACATTCGCCCGCAGGCCCAGCGTGCCGTCGAGGGAACGCTGCCCGGCGCGCTGGCCATCGAACGCAACGTTCTCGAATGGCGTTTGGATCCCACCAGCGACGCGCGTCTGGCGATCGCCACCGACCACGACGTCGAGTGGATCGTCATCTGCTCCGAGGGCTATACCTCCTCGCTCGCGGCCGCGTCGCTCAAGCTGCTGGGTCTGCACAAGGCCACCGATCTGGTCGGCGGCTATCAGGCCCTCAAATCGGCCGGGCTGCTCGGAGTGTTGACGCAGGCCAAGCACTGCGTTCGTGAGGCAGAGGCCGTCGCAGCGCACTGACCGTCCTTACCCGCTCGGACTGTAAAGTATCTGCGCGTGAGTGATACAGCTTCTACCCAGCCCGCCGACGACACCCCGGAGCAGCTACGGATTCGTCGTGCCAAGCGCGCTGCGCTGCTCGAGCGCGGGGTCGAGGCGTACCCGGTGTCGGTTCCGCGGACCCATTCCCTGCTCGAGATCCGCACCGAGTTTCCCGAGCTCGAAGCCGACACGACCACCGGTCTCATCGTGGGAGTCGTCGGCCGCGTCATCTTCGTCCGCAACACCGGCAAGCTCTGCTTCGCCACGCTGCAGGAGGGCGACGGTACCCAGCTGCAGGCGATGATCAGCCTGGCCGGCGTCGGCGAGGACGCCCTCGCAGCATGGAAGGCCGATGTCGACCTCGGCGACTTCGTGTTCGTGCACGGAGAGGTGATCAGCTCCCGACGCGGCGAGCTCTCGGTCATGGCAGATGCGTGGCAGATCGCGTCGAAGTCGTTGCGGCCGTTGCCCGTCGCGCACAAGGAACTGAGCGAAGAGACGCGCATCCGGCAGCGTTACCTGGATCTGATCACAAACCCGACCTCGCGTGAAACTGCGCGCAAGCGCATCGCTGTGGTTCGCGAGCTGCGCAACGCGCTCGAGCGTCGCGGCTTCCTCGAAGTCGAGACACCGATGCTGCAGACGCTGCACGGCGGTGCCGCGGCCCGGCCGTTCGTCACCCATTCCAATGCCATGGACACAGATCTCTTTCTGCGGATCGCGCCGGAGCTGTTCCTCAAGCGATGCGTCGTCGGCGGCATCGAGAAGGTCTTCGAGATCAATCGCAACTTCCGTAACGAAGGTGCCGACTCCTCGCACTCGCCGGAGTTCGCGATGCTCGAGACGTACGAGGCCTACGGCACGTACGACGATTCGGCGAAGATGACGCGTGAGCTCGTTCAGGAAGTGGCCATGGCCGCGCTGGGATCGACGGTCGTGACGTTGCCCGACGGCACCACCTACGATCTCGGCGGAGAATGGGCGACGCTGGAGATGTACCCGTCGTTGTCGGAGTCGCTCGGGTTCGACGTCACCCCCGACACCACCGTCGACGAACTGCTCGCGATCGCGGACAAGGTCGGGCTGGACGTGCCGCGCAAGGACGGCGTCCCGATCTACGGCCACGGCAAGCTGGTCGAGGAGCTGTGGGAACACCAGGTGGGTGACGCGTTGACCGAGCCGACGTTTGTTCGCGATTTCCCCGTCGAGACGTCCCCGCTGACGCGGCAGCACCGGAGCAAGCCCGGCGTCACCGAGAAGTGGGACCTGTACGTTCGCGGATTCGAGCTGGCGACCGGATACTCCGAGTTGATCGACCCGATCATCCAGCGCGAGCGTTTCGAGGACCAAGCTCGTCAGGCTGCGGCGGGCGACGACGAGGCGATGGTTCTGGACGAGGACTTCCTCGCCGCGATGGAGCAGGGCATGCCGCCGACCACCGGAACGGGCATGGGCATCGACCGTCTGTTGATGGCGCTGACCGGCCTCGGCATCCGCGAAACGATCCTGTTTCCGATCGTCAAGCCCTCCCAGGCCTGATCGGTCGGTACAGCGCTGTTCGCCAGCAGCGGACATCGAATGGGAAACGTTTTGCATTGTGCCTGCGTTATGAACAGTAAGCAGGCAAGGCAGTCCGTATTCGCGGGCGGTTGCGCAGCATTTCAGGGGTGGAGGGTCGGCGTTCGTAACGTCGGCCAACTACAGTGAGTACCAGTCTTACCTTCAAATGCACAAGCGACCTCAGCGTATGGACACTGCGGCGCTAGAAGAACTGGTGGGCGAGCTACCACCCACCAAGAAGTGAGGGAGAGCGATGTTCGAGAGGTTCACCGATCGCGCGCGGCGTGTTGTCGTCCTGGCTCAAGAAGAAGCCCGGATGCTCAACCACAACTACATCGGCACGGAGCACATTCTGCTCGGCCTCATCCACGAGGGCGAAGGCGTCGCCGCCAAGTCTCTCGAGTCGCTGGGCATCTCCCTCGAAGGAGTACGCAGCCAGGTCGAGGAGATCATCGGCCAGGGCCAGCAGGCTCCGTCCGGTCACATCCCGTTCACCCCGCGCGCCAAGAAAGTACTCGAGCTCAGTCTGCGTGAAGCACTGCAGCTCGGCCACAACTACATCGGCACCGAGCACATCCTGCTCGGCCTGATCCGCGAAGGCGAAGGCGTCGCAGCTCAGGTTCTGGTCAAGCTCGGAGCCGACCTCAACCGGGTACGCCAGCAGGTCATTCAGCTGCTGTCCGGCTACCAGGGCAAGGAGCCGTCCGAGAGCGGCAGCGGTCGCGGCGAGGCGGGCACCCCGTCCACGTCACTGGTCCTCGATCAGTTCGGTCGCAACCTCACCCAGGCAGCGCTCGAAGGCAAGCTCGACCCGGTCATCGGTCGCGCGAAGGAAATCGAGCGCGTCATGCAGGTGCTCTCGCGTCGTACCAAGAACAACCCTGTTCTGATCGGCGAGCCCGGTGTCGGTAAGACGGCCGTCGTCGAGGGACTGGCTCAGGCCATCGTCAACGGCGAAGTTCCCGAGACGCTCAAGGACAAGCAGCTCTACACC
The nucleotide sequence above comes from Rhodococcoides fascians A25f. Encoded proteins:
- the lysS gene encoding lysine--tRNA ligase, which translates into the protein MSDTASTQPADDTPEQLRIRRAKRAALLERGVEAYPVSVPRTHSLLEIRTEFPELEADTTTGLIVGVVGRVIFVRNTGKLCFATLQEGDGTQLQAMISLAGVGEDALAAWKADVDLGDFVFVHGEVISSRRGELSVMADAWQIASKSLRPLPVAHKELSEETRIRQRYLDLITNPTSRETARKRIAVVRELRNALERRGFLEVETPMLQTLHGGAAARPFVTHSNAMDTDLFLRIAPELFLKRCVVGGIEKVFEINRNFRNEGADSSHSPEFAMLETYEAYGTYDDSAKMTRELVQEVAMAALGSTVVTLPDGTTYDLGGEWATLEMYPSLSESLGFDVTPDTTVDELLAIADKVGLDVPRKDGVPIYGHGKLVEELWEHQVGDALTEPTFVRDFPVETSPLTRQHRSKPGVTEKWDLYVRGFELATGYSELIDPIIQRERFEDQARQAAAGDDEAMVLDEDFLAAMEQGMPPTTGTGMGIDRLLMALTGLGIRETILFPIVKPSQA
- a CDS encoding cysteine dioxygenase codes for the protein MLSTPVFSAPSRPTLSSRSVSTFPTRLRPPDLLRITDQGASDVLEGRFDHLLPGGGLWPTDERWATRLHSDDDLDVWLISWVPERSTELHDHAGSLGALTVLSGSLLEYRWAGTELKERHLDAGDQAAFPLGWVHDVMHDPASTTTGPTLSVHAYSPPLTAMSYYEVTERATLRRTRSELTDEPEKATR
- the panD gene encoding aspartate 1-decarboxylase, producing the protein MFRTMMKSKIHRATVTHADLHYVGSVTVDQDLMEAADLLEGEQVTIVDIDNGARLETYVITGERGSGVIGINGAAAHLVNPGDLVILIAYGVMNEQEVADYAPRVVFVDEKNRPVELGSDPAHAPAGSGLITPRDLRADSVLV
- a CDS encoding rhodanese-like domain-containing protein; this translates as MTIVDMLESARETIDRITVFELRDAVDRGAVVIDIRPQAQRAVEGTLPGALAIERNVLEWRLDPTSDARLAIATDHDVEWIVICSEGYTSSLAAASLKLLGLHKATDLVGGYQALKSAGLLGVLTQAKHCVREAEAVAAH
- the panC gene encoding pantoate--beta-alanine ligase codes for the protein MTLAGSYAKGQLTVHHDPAVITSVSKALRGVGKQVALVPTMGALHAGHLQLVRQAKLTGAVVIVSIFVNPLQFGVGEDLDAYPRTLDADVALLREEGVELVFAPSVSDMYPSGPRTTVNPGPLGAELEGGSRPTHFAGMLTVVAKLLQIAAPHRAYFGEKDYQQLTLIRQMVRDLNFDVAVIGVPTVREQDGLALSSRNRYLDPEQRDAAMALSAALVAGAHAAAGGTEAIIATARAVLDEAPLVQVDYLEVRDPHLGPAPERGDGRLLVAAKVGTTRLIDNVGVAVGTGFLEYPDDPKSGE
- a CDS encoding type III pantothenate kinase — protein: MLLAIDVRNTSTVVGLFTGTGDHSKLLRDWRIRTDPHVTADELALMLRGLLGADSEQITGITALSTVPSVLREMRTMLTRYWDHVVHVVVEPGVRTGVPLLVDNPKEVGADRIVNTLAAHDLYDSACIVVDFGTTTCVDVVSAKGEFLGGAIAPGLEMSAWAMSTRTATLREVEMVRPRSVLGKNTVECIQSGTIFGFAGLVDGLVGRIRREVPEVTGKDVAVIGTGDIAALILPESTTIEHHEPDLTLEGLRLVYERNMAKRRPR